One Brachybacterium aquaticum genomic region harbors:
- a CDS encoding NUDIX hydrolase — translation MLADDAASGPGLAAEYRELLGGSPATMLREGGPRHLTASAIVVDAPGDHVALVWHLKGRFWVQPGGHLEAGETSFEQGARREVAEEIGLSDLERIGPGPAMLNRHALDSAFGRCHEHWDVQFLLRAPGPAAETPLRASEESGDVTWFPWPARTAGSTGGAGGRTGRGGLPEGTVPDLPATLDALAGYYAAHAG, via the coding sequence ATGCTCGCCGATGATGCCGCTTCCGGTCCCGGCCTCGCGGCCGAGTACCGCGAGCTGCTCGGCGGCTCCCCCGCAACGATGCTGCGCGAGGGCGGTCCGCGTCACCTCACCGCGAGTGCGATCGTCGTCGATGCTCCCGGCGACCACGTCGCGCTCGTCTGGCATCTGAAGGGCCGGTTCTGGGTGCAGCCCGGCGGGCACCTCGAGGCCGGGGAGACCAGTTTCGAGCAGGGCGCGCGGCGCGAGGTCGCCGAGGAGATCGGGCTGAGCGACCTGGAGCGTATCGGCCCGGGCCCCGCGATGCTGAACCGTCACGCGCTCGACTCCGCCTTCGGCCGCTGCCACGAGCACTGGGACGTGCAGTTCCTGCTGCGCGCTCCAGGGCCTGCGGCGGAGACGCCGCTGCGGGCGAGCGAGGAGTCCGGGGACGTCACGTGGTTCCCGTGGCCGGCGCGGACGGCAGGGTCGACCGGCGGGGCCGGTGGGCGCACCGGTCGCGGCGGCCTGCCGGAGGGGACCGTCCCGGATCTGCCGGCGACCCTCGACGCCCTGGCCGGGTACTACGCGGCCCACGCCGGCTGA
- a CDS encoding M48 metallopeptidase family protein encodes MSDLVLHQTLSGPRGERVLVRRSSRRRRTVSITRREGDLVVAIPASFSAKEEREWARKMVDQLVAKESRQRPTRRSDSQLMALAREVSEAYLGGRAHPSSVTWSTRQNHRWGSCTPVDGTIRLSHQLQGMPDYVVRAVMMHELIHLLVPGHGREFKALMANYPQAEKAKGFLDGVSWAKDMPLGDEDDIDEPGDDEDEGSSGEG; translated from the coding sequence ATGAGTGATCTCGTCCTCCATCAGACGCTGTCGGGGCCCCGCGGGGAGCGTGTGCTGGTGCGCCGCAGCAGCCGCCGTCGCCGCACCGTCTCGATCACGCGGCGCGAGGGCGACCTCGTCGTGGCGATCCCCGCGAGCTTCAGCGCCAAGGAGGAGCGGGAGTGGGCGCGGAAGATGGTCGACCAGCTGGTCGCCAAGGAGTCCCGGCAACGGCCCACCCGCCGCAGCGACTCGCAGCTGATGGCCCTCGCCCGCGAGGTGAGCGAGGCGTACCTGGGTGGCAGAGCCCACCCCAGCTCGGTGACCTGGTCCACACGGCAGAACCACCGCTGGGGCTCCTGCACCCCGGTGGACGGCACGATCCGCCTGTCCCATCAGCTGCAGGGCATGCCCGACTACGTGGTCCGGGCCGTGATGATGCACGAGCTGATCCACCTGCTCGTGCCCGGGCACGGCCGCGAGTTCAAGGCCCTGATGGCGAACTACCCGCAGGCGGAGAAGGCCAAGGGATTCCTCGACGGCGTCTCCTGGGCGAAGGACATGCCGCTCGGCGACGAGGACGACATCGACGAGCCCGGCGACGATGAGGACGAGGGGAGCAGCGGCGAAGGCTGA
- a CDS encoding DUF5679 domain-containing protein, whose translation MADETYAGEFYCVKCREKREAEGNVVVSNGRRMAKAVCPECGTKLNRILGKA comes from the coding sequence ATGGCCGACGAGACCTATGCCGGAGAGTTCTACTGCGTGAAGTGCCGCGAGAAGCGGGAGGCCGAGGGCAACGTCGTCGTCTCCAACGGTCGGCGCATGGCCAAGGCCGTGTGCCCCGAGTGCGGCACCAAGCTGAACCGGATCCTCGGCAAGGCCTGA
- a CDS encoding WhiB family transcriptional regulator, with protein sequence MTSLLTTFSTTAETSADMLPCHDLDAADLFFSERPAELEQAKRLCADCPLIEECRQGALERSEPWGVWGGAIFQDGSIIAVKRGRGRPRKHPLPAEDPARDAA encoded by the coding sequence ATGACTTCTCTACTCACCACTTTCTCCACCACCGCGGAGACCTCCGCGGACATGTTGCCGTGCCACGACCTGGACGCGGCGGACCTCTTCTTCTCCGAGCGCCCCGCCGAGCTCGAGCAGGCCAAGCGCCTGTGCGCCGACTGCCCGCTGATCGAGGAGTGCCGCCAGGGCGCCCTGGAGCGCTCCGAGCCCTGGGGCGTCTGGGGCGGCGCGATCTTCCAGGACGGCAGCATCATCGCCGTCAAGCGCGGCCGCGGCCGTCCCCGGAAGCACCCCTTGCCCGCCGAGGACCCTGCGCGCGACGCCGCGTGA
- a CDS encoding ATP-dependent DNA helicase UvrD2: protein MTHPAAPQTPGTSDAPAAPAALAGPEALLAGLDPEQRQVAESFGTPLCVLAGAGTGKTRAITHRIAYGVSTGQLNPRHVLAVTFTAKAAAEMRSRLRDLGVPAVQARTFHSAALRQLRHFWPRVVGGPVPEILTSKYAGVGEACRRLHLSVDRAALRDIVAEVEWSRVSMLTPESYPEAAAATRRPGVAGFDARSISRILTQYEEVKKENGVIDFEDVLLHMVGFLTERGDVARELRAQYKHFVVDEYQDVSALQHALLRLWLGTSDDLCVVGDAAQTIYTFAGARASYLLDFRSEFKRARTIRLERNYRSTPQIVRMANTVLDGAQGRTRAGRLTLVSQRPSGPPPLVESFPDDTAEADGIAERIAHLVSEGRSAAEIAILFRTNSQSEVFEQALTAHGIGYLVRGGDRFFERQEVRRALVALRAATRVEQLDPARAVRDILSQQGWAPTPPDTTGAVRDRWDSLNALVGLTDTVTSRPGTTMVDVVRELEERAEAQAAPVVDGVTLASVHAAKGLEWPVVFVVGASDGLLPISMARTPAEIEEERRLFYVALTRAKDLLTVSWAAARTPGARGSRKPSRFLDGVLDHPDSPRTAPGAGPRRTGRRSATVYAECRVCGQGLVSAAEQRRGRHDGCPSPAGEDLLTALRTWRREQSATRGVPAYAVLTDAALEAVAERAPRTEHELLAVPGIGPSKVQGYGEALLRLLAEHAPTSGAKD from the coding sequence ATGACCCACCCCGCAGCCCCGCAGACCCCCGGCACCTCCGACGCACCCGCCGCCCCCGCGGCCTTGGCCGGCCCGGAGGCGCTGCTCGCCGGGCTCGACCCCGAGCAGCGCCAGGTTGCCGAGAGCTTCGGCACCCCGCTGTGCGTCCTGGCCGGCGCCGGCACCGGCAAGACCCGCGCGATCACCCACCGCATCGCCTACGGCGTCTCCACCGGGCAGCTGAACCCCCGTCACGTCCTCGCCGTCACCTTCACTGCCAAGGCCGCCGCCGAGATGCGCTCGCGCCTGCGCGACCTCGGCGTGCCCGCCGTGCAGGCCCGCACCTTCCACTCCGCCGCGCTGCGCCAGCTGCGCCACTTCTGGCCCCGCGTCGTCGGCGGACCTGTGCCCGAGATCCTCACCAGCAAGTACGCCGGCGTCGGCGAGGCCTGTCGGCGCCTGCACCTGAGCGTGGACCGCGCGGCGCTGCGCGACATCGTCGCCGAGGTGGAGTGGTCCCGCGTCTCGATGCTCACCCCCGAGTCCTACCCGGAGGCGGCTGCCGCGACGCGTCGGCCGGGCGTGGCCGGCTTCGACGCCCGCTCGATCTCCCGCATCCTCACCCAGTACGAGGAGGTGAAGAAGGAGAACGGCGTCATCGACTTCGAGGACGTGCTGCTGCACATGGTCGGCTTCCTCACCGAGCGCGGCGATGTCGCCCGCGAGCTCCGCGCCCAGTACAAGCACTTCGTCGTGGACGAGTACCAGGACGTCTCCGCCCTCCAGCACGCCCTGCTGCGGCTGTGGCTGGGCACCTCCGACGACCTGTGCGTGGTGGGCGACGCCGCCCAGACCATCTACACCTTCGCCGGCGCCCGCGCCTCCTACCTGCTGGACTTCCGCAGCGAGTTCAAGCGCGCCCGCACCATCCGCCTCGAGCGCAACTACCGCTCCACCCCGCAGATCGTGCGGATGGCCAACACCGTCCTCGACGGCGCGCAGGGCCGCACCCGCGCCGGCCGCCTCACCCTCGTCTCCCAGCGCCCGAGCGGACCGCCGCCGCTGGTGGAGTCCTTCCCCGACGACACCGCCGAGGCCGACGGGATCGCCGAGCGGATCGCGCACCTCGTCTCCGAGGGCCGCTCCGCCGCCGAGATCGCGATCCTGTTCCGCACCAACAGCCAGTCCGAGGTCTTCGAGCAGGCCCTAACCGCCCACGGCATCGGATACCTGGTGCGCGGCGGGGACCGGTTCTTCGAGCGGCAGGAGGTGCGCCGCGCCCTGGTCGCACTGCGCGCCGCGACCCGCGTCGAGCAGCTCGACCCCGCCCGGGCCGTGCGCGACATCCTCTCCCAGCAGGGCTGGGCCCCGACCCCGCCGGACACCACCGGCGCCGTCCGCGACCGCTGGGACTCGCTGAACGCCCTCGTCGGCCTCACCGACACCGTCACCTCCCGGCCCGGCACCACCATGGTCGACGTGGTACGCGAGCTCGAGGAGCGGGCCGAGGCGCAGGCCGCGCCCGTCGTCGACGGCGTCACCCTCGCCTCCGTCCACGCCGCCAAGGGCCTGGAGTGGCCGGTGGTGTTCGTGGTCGGCGCGAGCGACGGCCTGCTGCCCATCTCCATGGCGCGGACCCCCGCGGAGATCGAGGAGGAGCGGCGGCTGTTCTACGTCGCCCTCACCCGCGCGAAGGACCTGCTCACCGTCAGCTGGGCCGCCGCCCGCACCCCCGGTGCGCGCGGCTCCCGCAAGCCCTCCCGCTTCCTCGACGGGGTGCTGGACCATCCCGACTCCCCGCGCACCGCCCCCGGCGCCGGCCCCCGCCGCACCGGGCGCCGCTCCGCGACCGTGTACGCCGAGTGCCGGGTGTGCGGGCAGGGCCTCGTCTCCGCCGCCGAGCAGCGCCGCGGCCGCCACGACGGCTGCCCCTCACCGGCGGGGGAGGACCTCCTCACCGCCCTGCGCACCTGGCGCCGCGAGCAGTCCGCCACCCGCGGCGTGCCCGCCTACGCCGTGCTCACCGACGCCGCCCTCGAGGCCGTCGCCGAGCGCGCCCCGCGCACCGAGCATGAGCTGCTCGCCGTGCCCGGGATCGGCCCCTCCAAGGTCCAGGGCTACGGCGAGGCGCTGCTGCGGCTGCTCGCCGAGCACGCCCCGACATCCGGCGCGAAGGACTGA
- a CDS encoding SDR family oxidoreductase, producing the protein MKILIVGATGSIGRLSVIEALRQGHEVRALVRDRDRAAALPDAAELVVGDLTRPDTLEPAVRGIDAVVLTHGSTTRESDVRDIDYAGVVNVLAALDGRRVRIALMTAVGTTRPGVAYAAWKRRGEKLVRASGHEYTIVRPGWFDYNDPDERRIVMRQGDTERSGGPADGVLARDEIARVLVDSLRLDAAARKTLELAAGTGPEQEDLTDDFAALRPDVPGSPDGVLDRDLVPVEEEPARFREALRALGAL; encoded by the coding sequence GTGAAGATCCTGATCGTCGGCGCCACCGGCAGCATCGGCCGCCTCTCCGTCATCGAGGCCCTCCGCCAGGGCCACGAGGTGCGCGCGCTCGTCCGCGACCGAGACCGGGCCGCTGCCCTGCCCGACGCGGCGGAGCTCGTCGTCGGGGACCTGACGCGTCCGGACACCCTCGAGCCCGCGGTCCGCGGGATCGACGCGGTCGTCCTCACCCACGGCTCGACCACGCGGGAGTCCGACGTGCGCGACATCGACTACGCCGGAGTGGTGAACGTCCTCGCCGCCCTGGACGGCAGGCGGGTGCGGATCGCGCTGATGACCGCGGTCGGGACCACCCGGCCGGGAGTGGCCTACGCGGCGTGGAAGCGGCGCGGCGAGAAGCTCGTGCGCGCGAGCGGCCACGAGTACACGATCGTCCGTCCTGGCTGGTTCGACTACAACGACCCCGACGAGCGCCGGATCGTCATGCGCCAGGGCGACACCGAGCGGTCCGGCGGCCCCGCCGACGGCGTCCTCGCCCGCGACGAGATCGCGCGCGTGCTCGTGGACAGCCTGCGGCTGGACGCGGCGGCCCGGAAGACCCTCGAGCTCGCGGCGGGGACCGGCCCCGAGCAGGAGGACCTCACGGACGACTTCGCGGCGCTGCGCCCCGACGTCCCGGGGTCCCCGGACGGCGTGCTCGATCGGGACCTCGTCCCCGTCGAGGAGGAGCCGGCCCGGTTCCGCGAGGCGCTGCGGGCGCTCGGCGCGCTCTGA
- the nudC gene encoding NAD(+) diphosphatase yields MATLRGPHLSTPLTLPGSDRDALLRGDEGVLAPGEDARYLVTRAGAVALSEDENGTLHAVLEVEDPRGGSTQPLVLLGRRDGVRVLAVEIPEPSPELDDPGRDLRDLRRVADQLAEKDADIAAAAVAMGAWHRSMKHCPLCGGVLEPEMAGWVLRCREDGIEQFPRTDPAVIMAVRDGRDRLLLARNAHFRGRFHSVLAGFVEPGESLENSVAREVAEEVGVHVTEVQYMGSQPWPFPRSLMLGYRAWAPEAGELTLQDEEIAEARWFTREELTAAVEAEEIELPGPASMGRALIDDWLRG; encoded by the coding sequence ATGGCGACGCTCCGTGGACCACATCTCAGCACCCCTCTGACCCTTCCCGGCTCCGACCGCGACGCGCTGCTGCGCGGCGACGAGGGCGTCCTCGCCCCGGGGGAGGACGCCCGCTATCTCGTCACCCGCGCCGGCGCCGTCGCCCTCTCCGAGGACGAGAACGGCACGCTGCACGCCGTGCTGGAGGTCGAGGACCCCCGCGGCGGCAGCACCCAGCCGCTCGTGCTGCTGGGCCGCCGCGACGGTGTGCGGGTGCTGGCCGTGGAGATCCCCGAGCCGAGCCCCGAGCTCGACGATCCCGGACGTGATCTCCGCGACCTCCGGCGCGTCGCCGACCAGCTGGCCGAGAAGGACGCCGACATCGCCGCGGCCGCCGTCGCCATGGGCGCCTGGCACCGCTCCATGAAGCACTGCCCCCTGTGCGGCGGGGTGCTCGAGCCCGAGATGGCCGGCTGGGTGCTGCGCTGCCGCGAGGACGGCATCGAGCAGTTCCCCCGCACCGACCCCGCCGTGATCATGGCCGTGCGCGATGGGCGGGACCGCCTGCTCCTGGCGCGCAACGCCCACTTCCGCGGCCGCTTCCACTCGGTGCTGGCCGGGTTCGTGGAGCCGGGGGAGAGCCTCGAGAACTCGGTCGCGCGCGAGGTCGCCGAGGAGGTGGGCGTCCACGTGACCGAGGTGCAGTACATGGGCAGCCAGCCCTGGCCCTTCCCCCGCTCGCTCATGCTCGGCTACCGCGCCTGGGCCCCGGAGGCGGGTGAGCTCACCCTCCAGGACGAGGAGATCGCCGAGGCCCGCTGGTTCACCCGCGAGGAGCTCACCGCCGCCGTCGAGGCCGAGGAGATCGAGCTGCCCGGCCCCGCCTCCATGGGCCGCGCCCTCATCGATGACTGGCTGCGCGGGTAG
- a CDS encoding phosphotransferase, whose protein sequence is MHRNSYSLAALAAAAVPGLVPVRTSTIATPAEDLDVAGVVAEDGRRLMVLSPSTTASGVRLERDLRIADALTGTPLRTVIPPVLGYVKLPEGGRCAVTEAPVGRPLMLDDLQDSTEAARSLGQVLARIHTVPRYAAEAAGVESYTPETLHARHRARIDRVHAAGHLPAAVAQRWEGLLSDAGLWDFAPQFVHGDLSEECLFVSGHRISAVRDWSSSTVGDPAADLAWLVSSLDPERFDELYAAYREELPTDSHPRLMERAQALGEFAVAEWLEHGLEVEDEVIVADARGMIADLDADLAQLARDEAERAYDEMSAREDG, encoded by the coding sequence GTGCATCGCAACTCCTATTCCCTGGCCGCCCTCGCTGCGGCCGCGGTCCCCGGACTGGTCCCGGTGAGGACCTCGACGATCGCCACCCCGGCCGAGGATCTCGACGTCGCCGGGGTCGTCGCGGAGGACGGGCGCCGCCTCATGGTCCTCTCCCCCTCGACGACCGCTTCCGGGGTCCGGCTCGAGCGCGACCTGCGGATCGCCGATGCGCTCACCGGCACCCCGCTGCGCACCGTGATCCCGCCGGTGCTGGGCTATGTGAAGCTGCCCGAGGGCGGTCGCTGCGCCGTCACCGAGGCCCCCGTCGGCCGTCCCCTGATGCTGGACGACCTGCAGGACAGCACCGAGGCCGCCCGTTCGCTGGGCCAGGTCCTCGCCCGCATCCACACCGTCCCCCGCTATGCCGCCGAGGCGGCCGGGGTCGAGTCCTACACCCCCGAGACGCTGCACGCCCGCCACCGCGCCCGCATCGACCGGGTCCACGCCGCTGGGCACCTGCCGGCCGCCGTGGCGCAGCGCTGGGAGGGTCTGCTCTCCGATGCGGGGCTGTGGGACTTCGCCCCGCAGTTCGTGCACGGGGACCTGTCCGAGGAGTGCCTGTTCGTCTCCGGGCACCGCATCAGCGCGGTGCGCGACTGGTCCTCCTCGACCGTCGGCGATCCCGCCGCGGACCTGGCCTGGCTGGTCTCCTCGCTGGATCCCGAGCGGTTCGACGAGCTGTACGCCGCGTACCGCGAGGAGCTGCCCACCGACAGCCATCCGCGGCTGATGGAGCGCGCCCAGGCGCTCGGCGAGTTCGCGGTGGCCGAATGGCTCGAGCACGGCCTCGAGGTCGAGGACGAGGTCATCGTCGCCGACGCCCGCGGGATGATCGCGGACCTCGACGCGGACCTCGCCCAGCTCGCCCGGGATGAGGCCGAGCGCGCCTACGACGAGATGAGCGCGCGCGAGGACGGCTGA
- a CDS encoding ATP-dependent helicase — protein MTTPPRPTEPRHTAPRHTAAELGALLEQPPPTAEQTAVIEAPLVPMLVVAGAGSGKTETMASRVVWLIANGIVEPRQVLGLTFTRKAAHELGERIQKRLAALAAALRTEGLDLPPGLERGGDELVGQRPVVHTYNGFALDLVREHALAVGIDPELTMMSTSASWQLAHEIVEGWDDSLDLEASPATLTAALLSLTSSLADHLVTPAQLEEHLREIRTHLSQIPLQVEGRRRTTPKEVAKVLTALDARLALIPLLERFAEIRTSTSSLDFADQVSLAARVAREVPAAGALARRMHRVVLLDEFQDTSVAQLRMLTDLFGPGHAACAVGDPQQAIYGWRGASAASLAGFARAFATDTQPVLQRTLSTSWRNDEAVLAVANRLAAPLREADAGIEIPELHPRPGAGEGAAEILEAADERAEARAIADWVLTRRAEDEPGAPPASAAVLVRARRQIPALVAGLEERGLVAEVVGLGGLLHRPEVADVRALLAAAHDPGRGDALMRLLTGSRLRLGARDLAVLGKWRDRMGSRRRGERGRPGEEDEAEAISLVDAVDDLPPEDWTDPTGRALTAEGRARLTQIQGMLREMRRLLPLPLPDLVTAATRLLEVDLALLETDPGSRALADLEAFRDHAAAFERTARRGGLGAYLDLLEISEDEEAGLAVTAAPETAHDPAAVTIVTMHSAKGLEWDLVAVAGLTEGTVPSYDLRRARTDETGRVRVPADGWLGKLASASVPTALRGDADTLPELAWAEADTQVDAEALIEDYRFAQGEESLREDRRLMYVAVTRARRRLLLTSAAWREGLASARPRSRYLTEAAPLVPDAFRTAQEVPEQNPLESERPTAAWPPAPGPAEHERDRAAALLAEAAAEAAASAEIAALAEVAAAPEDSPAEHRGGRSAVPALADPQLAELVRRAIVDLEQRAAAPVVHSPPRLSASQVVQQAKDPRAAAIDLLRPLPRRPSPAAARGTAFHAWLETRYGSASLLDLEDLAVLEDEAEQGPLVDARALREAFDASEWAHRSPLAVEQPVTTRIGEIAVRGIIDAVFADPEGSDGSEGVLIVDWKTGHMPRPAQLRERSLQLSLYRLAWHERTGLPLSRIRTAFHFVADGITHEVRRHPSRERIAAMLSGQE, from the coding sequence GTGACCACCCCGCCCCGCCCCACGGAACCCCGCCATACGGCGCCCCGCCACACGGCCGCGGAGCTCGGCGCCCTGCTCGAGCAGCCCCCGCCCACCGCCGAGCAGACCGCCGTCATCGAGGCGCCGCTGGTGCCGATGCTCGTCGTCGCCGGTGCCGGCTCCGGCAAGACCGAGACCATGGCCTCCCGCGTGGTGTGGCTGATCGCCAACGGCATCGTCGAACCGCGCCAGGTGCTGGGCCTGACCTTCACCCGCAAGGCCGCCCACGAGCTCGGCGAGCGGATCCAGAAGCGGCTGGCGGCCCTCGCCGCCGCGCTGCGCACCGAGGGACTGGACCTCCCGCCCGGCCTCGAGCGCGGCGGCGACGAGCTGGTCGGCCAGCGCCCCGTGGTCCACACCTACAACGGCTTCGCCCTGGACCTCGTGCGCGAGCACGCCCTCGCCGTCGGCATCGACCCCGAGCTGACCATGATGTCCACCTCCGCCTCCTGGCAGCTCGCCCACGAGATCGTCGAGGGCTGGGACGACTCCCTGGACCTCGAGGCGTCCCCGGCGACCCTCACCGCCGCGCTGCTGTCGCTGACCAGCTCGCTCGCCGACCACCTCGTCACCCCCGCCCAGCTCGAGGAGCACCTGCGCGAGATCCGCACCCACCTCTCCCAGATCCCCCTGCAGGTCGAGGGCCGGCGCCGCACCACCCCCAAGGAGGTCGCCAAGGTCCTCACCGCCCTCGATGCGCGCCTCGCGCTCATCCCGCTGCTCGAGCGCTTCGCCGAGATCCGCACCTCCACCTCCTCCCTCGACTTCGCCGACCAGGTCTCCCTCGCCGCCCGCGTGGCCCGCGAGGTCCCCGCCGCCGGCGCCCTCGCCCGCCGCATGCACCGCGTGGTGCTGCTGGACGAGTTCCAGGACACCTCCGTCGCCCAGCTGCGCATGCTCACCGACCTGTTCGGTCCCGGCCACGCCGCCTGCGCCGTCGGCGACCCGCAGCAGGCGATCTACGGCTGGCGCGGCGCGTCGGCCGCCTCGCTCGCAGGCTTCGCCCGCGCCTTCGCGACCGACACGCAGCCCGTCCTCCAGCGCACCCTGTCGACCTCCTGGCGCAACGACGAGGCCGTCCTCGCCGTCGCCAACCGGCTCGCCGCCCCGCTGCGCGAGGCCGACGCCGGCATCGAGATCCCCGAGCTGCACCCCCGGCCCGGGGCGGGGGAGGGCGCCGCCGAGATCCTCGAGGCGGCCGACGAGCGCGCCGAGGCGCGCGCCATCGCCGACTGGGTCCTCACCCGCCGCGCCGAGGACGAACCCGGCGCCCCGCCCGCCTCCGCCGCGGTGCTCGTGCGCGCCCGCCGCCAGATCCCCGCACTGGTCGCCGGGCTCGAGGAGCGGGGCCTCGTCGCCGAGGTGGTGGGCCTCGGCGGGCTGCTGCACCGCCCCGAGGTCGCCGACGTGCGCGCCCTGCTCGCCGCCGCCCACGACCCCGGCCGCGGCGACGCCCTCATGCGCCTGCTCACCGGGTCCCGGCTCCGGCTCGGCGCCCGGGACCTCGCCGTGCTCGGGAAGTGGCGGGACCGGATGGGCTCGCGCCGCCGCGGGGAGCGCGGCCGCCCCGGCGAGGAGGACGAGGCCGAGGCCATCTCCCTCGTCGACGCCGTCGACGACCTACCGCCCGAGGACTGGACCGACCCCACCGGCCGGGCCCTGACCGCCGAGGGCCGCGCCCGGCTCACCCAGATCCAGGGCATGCTGCGCGAGATGCGGCGCCTGCTGCCCCTGCCCCTGCCGGACCTCGTCACCGCCGCTACCCGCCTGCTTGAGGTGGACCTCGCCCTGCTGGAGACCGACCCCGGCTCCCGCGCCCTCGCCGACCTCGAGGCCTTCCGCGACCACGCCGCCGCGTTCGAGCGCACCGCCCGCCGCGGCGGCCTCGGCGCCTACCTCGACCTGCTCGAGATCAGCGAGGACGAGGAGGCCGGCCTCGCCGTCACCGCCGCCCCCGAGACCGCCCACGACCCCGCCGCCGTCACGATCGTGACCATGCACTCGGCCAAGGGCCTTGAGTGGGACCTCGTCGCCGTCGCCGGCCTCACCGAGGGCACCGTCCCCTCCTACGACCTGCGCCGCGCGAGGACCGACGAGACCGGACGGGTGCGGGTCCCGGCCGACGGATGGCTCGGGAAGCTGGCCTCCGCCTCCGTCCCCACCGCCCTGCGCGGCGATGCGGACACCCTGCCCGAGCTCGCCTGGGCGGAGGCCGACACCCAGGTCGACGCCGAGGCGCTCATCGAGGACTACCGCTTCGCCCAGGGGGAGGAGTCGCTGCGCGAGGACAGGCGGCTGATGTACGTGGCGGTCACCCGCGCCCGCCGGCGCCTGCTGCTCACCTCCGCCGCCTGGCGGGAGGGCCTCGCCTCCGCCCGGCCCCGCTCCCGCTACCTCACCGAGGCCGCGCCGCTGGTCCCGGACGCCTTCCGCACCGCCCAGGAGGTGCCCGAGCAGAACCCGCTGGAGTCCGAGCGGCCCACCGCCGCCTGGCCCCCGGCCCCCGGCCCGGCCGAGCACGAGCGCGACCGCGCCGCGGCCCTGCTCGCCGAGGCGGCGGCGGAGGCCGCTGCGTCGGCGGAGATCGCTGCGTTGGCGGAGGTCGCTGCGGCGCCCGAGGACAGCCCCGCCGAGCACCGCGGGGGCCGGTCGGCCGTGCCCGCGCTCGCCGATCCGCAGCTGGCCGAGCTGGTACGCCGCGCGATCGTCGACCTCGAGCAGCGTGCCGCCGCGCCGGTCGTCCACTCCCCGCCGCGGCTGTCCGCCTCCCAGGTGGTGCAGCAGGCGAAAGACCCGCGCGCCGCCGCGATCGACCTGCTGCGCCCCCTGCCGCGCCGCCCCTCCCCGGCCGCGGCACGCGGCACCGCCTTCCACGCCTGGCTCGAGACCCGCTACGGCTCCGCGAGCCTGCTGGACCTCGAGGACCTCGCCGTGCTCGAGGACGAGGCCGAGCAGGGTCCGCTCGTCGACGCCCGCGCCCTGCGCGAGGCCTTCGACGCCTCCGAATGGGCCCACCGCTCACCGCTGGCCGTCGAGCAGCCGGTCACCACCCGCATCGGGGAGATCGCCGTGCGCGGCATCATCGACGCGGTCTTCGCCGACCCCGAGGGGAGCGACGGCAGCGAGGGCGTGCTGATCGTGGACTGGAAGACTGGGCACATGCCCCGCCCCGCGCAGCTGCGCGAGCGGTCCCTGCAGCTGTCGCTGTACCGCCTGGCCTGGCACGAGCGGACCGGTCTGCCGCTGTCGCGGATCCGCACCGCCTTCCACTTCGTGGCCGACGGGATCACCCACGAGGTGCGCCGCCACCCCTCCCGCGAGCGGATCGCGGCGATGCTGTCCGGGCAGGAGTGA